The Flavobacteriales bacterium genome window below encodes:
- a CDS encoding molybdenum cofactor biosynthesis protein MoeB encodes SSNLQRQVLYTIDDIGRQKVEAALERLQRQNPFVEFEKYNLRLSSENALDIISEYDIIADGTDNFPTRYLVNDATVKAGKVNVYASIFRFEGQLSVFNYRDPEGNYGPNFRDLFPSPPPPGLVPSCAEGGVIGVLPGILGSLQANEVIKIAAGVGEPLSGKLFTLNTSEFEPRVFELSYSEKHSIRTEHADQIELIDYEQFCGIGPAEEQTEVKSITVGELSERLDKGEDVQVIDVREPNEYEIANIGAELIPKSTVESKLESISRDRPVVVHCRSGKRSHDVIALLQERHGYDNLLNLEGGILAWAQEIDETMATY; translated from the coding sequence GTCGAGCAATCTTCAGCGTCAGGTCCTATATACAATTGACGATATCGGTCGTCAAAAGGTGGAGGCCGCACTCGAACGCCTTCAACGTCAGAATCCCTTTGTGGAATTCGAGAAATATAATCTTAGGCTGAGCAGTGAGAATGCCTTGGATATCATCTCCGAGTATGACATCATCGCAGACGGGACGGATAATTTCCCCACGCGATACCTGGTCAATGATGCCACGGTAAAGGCTGGAAAGGTCAATGTGTACGCTTCGATCTTCCGGTTCGAAGGGCAATTGAGTGTATTCAATTACAGGGACCCGGAAGGGAACTATGGGCCCAATTTCAGGGACCTGTTCCCATCGCCTCCGCCACCCGGTCTCGTTCCCAGTTGTGCAGAAGGGGGAGTCATAGGCGTACTGCCGGGAATTCTCGGCAGCCTACAGGCCAATGAGGTCATCAAGATCGCTGCAGGCGTAGGAGAACCTCTCTCCGGGAAACTCTTCACCCTGAACACATCTGAATTCGAACCCAGGGTATTCGAACTGAGCTATTCCGAGAAACATAGCATCCGTACTGAACATGCTGACCAGATCGAACTGATCGACTATGAGCAGTTCTGTGGCATAGGACCCGCAGAAGAACAGACCGAGGTCAAGAGCATCACGGTCGGAGAACTATCCGAAAGATTGGATAAAGGAGAGGATGTACAGGTGATCGATGTACGCGAACCCAATGAGTATGAGATCGCTAATATCGGAGCAGAGCTGATCCCAAAGTCTACAGTGGAGTCGAAGCTGGAGTCAATCTCTCGAGACCGTCCGGTGGTGGTCCATTGCCGATCGGGCAAACGAAGTCACGATGTGATCGCATTACTCCAAGAACGTCATGGCTATGACAACCTGCTCAATCTAGAAGGAGGAATACTAGCATGGGCGCAAGAGATCGATGAGACTATGGCGACCTACTGA